The Trichosurus vulpecula isolate mTriVul1 chromosome 3, mTriVul1.pri, whole genome shotgun sequence genome includes a window with the following:
- the LOC118844183 gene encoding olfactory receptor 2AG2-like: MELSNMTLIDSFFLIGILQDTRFPELVCFIIIFLYLVAMTSNGLLLLLIAMDNRLHVPMYFMLSQLSLMDLLFTSVVAPKTLVDYLSGQNNTSFIGCGLQMFLALTVGSAEDVLLAFMAYDRYVAIRHPLNYTVIMRPKVCWSMVATSWLLASLTALVHTIYTMHFPFCRAQEIHHLLCEIPPMLKLACADTSQYELILYTTGVTFLLIPLSTIFASYTLVLTAVFHMPSAQGRQKALLTCSSHLTVVGLYYGAAMFMYVLPSVYHSPKQDNILSMFYTIVTPALNPLIYSLRNKDVLGALKKVIGKGPSVQRF; this comes from the coding sequence ATGGAACTCTCAAACATGACCTTGATAGACAGTTTCTTTCTCATTGGAATTCTCCAGGATACTAGATTCCCTGAACTTGTCTGTTTCATAATCATATTTCTCTATCTGGTGGCAATGACCAGTAATGGTCTCCTCCTGTTGTTGATTGCTATGGACAACCGGCTCCATGTTCCCATGTACTTTATGCTCAGTCAGCTTTCACTTATGGACCTGCTATTCACATCAGTTGTTGCCCCCAAGACATTGGTAGATTACCTGAGTGGACAAAATAACACCTCCTTTATAGGCTGTGGGCTTCAGATGTTTCTGGCACTGACAGTTGGGAGTGCAGAAGATGTCCTGTTGGCTTTTATGGCTTACGACCGCTATGTGGCCATTCGTCACCCTTTGAATTACACGGTAATTATGAGACCAAAGGTTTGCTGGTCCATGGTGGCTACATCTTGGCTTTTGGCATCTCTGACTGCCCTTGTGCATACCATCTACACCATGCACTTCCCTTTCTGTAGAGCCCAAGAGATTCACCACCTGCTCTGTGAGATCCCTCCAATGTTGAAGCTGGCATGTGCTGACACTTCACAGTATGAGTTGATTCTATATACAACTGGTGTGACCTTCCTCCTGATTCCCCTTTCTACCATCTTTGCCTCCTATACCTTAGTCTTGACTGCTGTGTTCCACATGCCCTCAGCACAGGGGAGACAGAAAGCTCTCCTTACCTGCTCATCCCACCTGACAGTGGTTGGGCTGTACTACGGAGCTGCTATGTTCATGTACGTCCTGCCCAGTGTTTACCACAGCCCTAAGCAAGACAATATCCTCTCTATGTTCTACACCATTGTCACTCCAGCCTTGAATCCCCTAATCTACAGCCTGAGGAACAAAGATGTACTGGGAGCCTTGAAGAAGGTTATAGGGAAAGGCCCCTCAGTACAGAGATTTTAG